AAAACCCTTTTTTACATAAAAGGAAAAAATTCCGTATGTTATTTTGCTTTTTGTTCACAATAGAATTGGGAGGGACATCCTAAATATAACATAGGAGGAAATGTAGATGAACTATGCGGCGCATGAACTTTTAGAAACGCAGGAAGCATTAAGGACAAAATCAGCAGAGATTGAACAACACGGTGCTTTCGTAAATCAGTGTAAAGATCAACAACTAAAGAGCATTCTGAAAAAACATCAACAGTTAATGATGAATGGGTACCAACAAGGGATTAATTTATTGAATGGACGAGGGGCGCAAGTGACGCATCGTGCGCCAGATTTCAATGGGCAAAACATATCAACTGGAATGCAAGATCAAATGACGATGTCTGCCCCATCTATGAGTAACCAAGCTTTATCAGACCAAACGATTGCTACATTAGCGCTAAATACGCATAAAACGGGGTCGATGATGGGGATGCAATGGGCTAACGAATGTGTAGACCCGCAAATCCGCATGTATCATGTGAATGGTGCTAACATGTGTCAAGAAATGGCGTATGAAATTTGGAGCTGGATGAATCAAAATGGCTATTATCAGCCAGCGACATTCGGGACCCAGCAGATAAATCAGATGACAAGTATGTTTCAACCATCTACTAACCAAAGTACTCAAATGACGAGTCAAATGAATACGAATCACATGCAATAAGTGCTCCTGAAATATGGCAAAAAACCACCTGTTGTGAGGCCCTTGCAAAAAATTAGATTGGTTATTCTAATTTTAGGGCAGTACAAAGCAGGTGGTTTTTTAATACGGTAAAGGTACAGTCATGTGTTTATATAGTAGGGACGAGTGATATAAAATAACATGGCTCCACAGGTAGGACTCGAACCTACGACCGATCGGTTAACAGCCGATTGCTCTACCACTGAGCTACTGTGGAATATTATGTATCACATAGATACTGTCTACCACATGTTAGTATAGACCTTTCTTGCTTTGTTAATACTTCATTCTTGCTATTTTATTAATAAAATTGCCTTTTATCCCACTCTTAAGGGTCAGTAAAACC
The Salipaludibacillus sp. LMS25 DNA segment above includes these coding regions:
- a CDS encoding spore coat protein encodes the protein MNYAAHELLETQEALRTKSAEIEQHGAFVNQCKDQQLKSILKKHQQLMMNGYQQGINLLNGRGAQVTHRAPDFNGQNISTGMQDQMTMSAPSMSNQALSDQTIATLALNTHKTGSMMGMQWANECVDPQIRMYHVNGANMCQEMAYEIWSWMNQNGYYQPATFGTQQINQMTSMFQPSTNQSTQMTSQMNTNHMQ